A part of Anaerotignum faecicola genomic DNA contains:
- a CDS encoding C-GCAxxG-C-C family (seleno)protein translates to MLKERIRTDCGNGDNCSQVILRAVAEEYGISLSEELFCACRGIHGGFGINGMCSGIVAGVMALGLLCEEEELKLKRILFLLRVQNRFGSLDCCTLSALGADCSGVLEEIGGILQEVIEE, encoded by the coding sequence ATGCTGAAGGAACGCATCCGCACAGATTGCGGCAACGGGGATAACTGCTCACAGGTGATTCTGCGCGCAGTGGCAGAGGAATATGGCATTTCCCTGTCGGAGGAGCTGTTCTGCGCCTGCCGCGGCATCCATGGCGGCTTTGGCATCAATGGGATGTGCAGTGGGATTGTTGCAGGGGTGATGGCGCTTGGGCTTTTGTGCGAGGAGGAGGAGTTGAAGCTGAAACGGATTCTGTTTCTTCTTCGGGTACAGAATCGATTCGGCAGTCTGGATTGCTGCACGCTTTCGGCTCTGGGCGCGGATTGCAGCGGCGTTTTGGAGGAAATCGGGGGAATTTTACAGGAGGTGATAGAAGAATAA